Proteins encoded in a region of the Zea mays cultivar B73 chromosome 2, Zm-B73-REFERENCE-NAM-5.0, whole genome shotgun sequence genome:
- the LOC100193377 gene encoding Purine permease 3 isoform 2 (isoform 2 is encoded by transcript variant 2), translating into MDVEASHESPPLRSKTMRRLLVATNCVMLALGVTGGQLLSRLYFSKGGHRQWLSGWLQTGGWPLLLPPVAASYVRRRARYRSAPALLTQTQPRILLAAAGLGLIAGVDNLLYAWGLEFLPVSTSAILISTQLAFTVLFAFLIVRQRLTMATVNAVALLTVGAVVLGLHVSSDRPAGVTRSQYWLGFTLTLGAAVLYGLFLPLVELTYKCAAGGGRAVTYALVVELQLVMGFVATAFCTVGMIVNKDFQAIPREARQYELGEARYYMVLAWAAVLWQCFFLGAVGVIFCVHTLLAGILIAVFIPVTEVAAVIFLHEKFSSEKGVALALSLWGLASYSYGEWSQAKAKKEKKSEEDDGEVAQAVP; encoded by the exons ATGGACGTGGAAGCGAGCCATGAGTCTCCGCCCTTGCGCAGCAAGACGATGCGCCGCCTCCTGGTGGCGACCAACTGCGTGATGCTCGCGCTTGGCGTCACCGGCGGGCAGCTCCTCAGCCGCCTCTACTTCAGCAAGGGCGGCCACCGGCAGTGGCTCTCCGGATGGCTGCAGACCGGTGGGTGGCCGCTGCTGCTCCCGCCAGTGGCGGCTTCCTACGTCCGCCGCCGAGCGCGCTACCGGAGCGCCCCGGCGCTGCTCACCCAGACCCAGCCGCGCATACTGCTGGCCGCCGCGGGGCTCGGGCTCATCGCGGGCGTGGACAACTTGCTCTACGCCTGGGGCCTCGAGTTCCTGCCCGTCTCCACCTCCGCGATCCTCATCTCCACGCAGCTGGCCTTCACGGTGCTGTTCGCGTTCCTGATCGTGCGGCAGCGGCTGACGATGGCGACGGTGAACGCCGTGGCGCTGCTGACGGTGGGCGCCGTCGTGCTGGGCCTGCACGTCTCCTCCGACCGCCCCGCGGGCGTCACCAGGAGCCAGTACTGGCTGGGCTTCACGCTCACCCTGGGCGCCGCGGTGCTGTACGGGCTGTTCCTGCCGCTGGTCGAGCTCACCTACAAGTGCGCCGCGGGGGGCGGACGCGCCGTGACGTACGCGCTGGTGGTGGAGTTGCAGCTGGTGATGGGGTTCGTCGCCACCGCGTTCTGCACCGTCGGCATGATCGTCAACAAGGACTTCCAG GCGATCCCGAGGGAGGCGAGGCAGTACGAGCTGGGGGAGGCCCGGTACTACATGGTGCTGGCGTGGGCGGCGGTGCTGTGGCAGTGCTTCTTCCTGGGCGCGGTGGGCGTCATCTTCTGCGTGCACACGCTGCTGGCGGGCATCCTCATCGCCGTGTTCATCCCGGTGACGGAGGTGGCGGCCGTCATCTTCCTGCACGAGAAGTTCAGCAGCGAGAAGGGCGTGGCGCTGGCGCTCTCGCTCTGGGGCCTCGCGTCCTACTCCTACGGCGAGTGGAGCCAGGCCAAGgccaagaaggagaagaagagcgaGGAGGACGACGGCGAAGTGGCCCAGGCAGTCCCATGA
- the LOC100193377 gene encoding Purine permease 3 isoform 1 (isoform 1 is encoded by transcript variant 1) has product MDVEARKDAAPARGKAVRRFLVALNCGMLALGAIGGPLLSRLYFSKGGHRQWLSAWLETGGWPLLLVPVAASFGARRARDRGAPVLLTPPRILLAAAGLGVATGVDDFVYAYGLAYLPVSTSAILISTQLAFTVFFAFLVVRQRLTAASVNAVALLTVGAVVLGLHVSSDRPPGVTRGRYWLGFSLTLCAAALYGLVLPLVELAYRRAAGGGRAVTYALVVEMQLVMGFFATAFCTVGMVVNKDFQAIPREARQYELGEARYYMVLAWAAVLWQCFFLGAVGVIFCVHTLLAGILIAVFIPVTEVAAVIFLHEKFSSEKGVALALSLWGLASYSYGEWSQAKAKKEKKSEEDDGEVAQAVP; this is encoded by the exons ATGGACGTAGAAGCGCGCAAGGACGCAGCGCCCGCGCGCGGCAAGGCGGTGCGCCGCTTTCTGGTAGCACTAAACTGCGGGATGCTGGCGCTGGGGGCCATCGGCGGGCCGCTCCTGAGCCGCCTCTACTTCAGCAAGGGCGGGCACCGGCAGTGGCTCTCCGCGTGGCTCGAGACCGGCGGCTGGCCGCTGCTGCTGGTTCCCGTGGCGGCGTCGTTCGGCGCCCGGCGCGCGCGCGACCGGGGCGCCCCGGTGCTGCTCACCCCGCCGCGGATCCTGCTGGCCGCCGCGGGCCTCGGCGTCGCCACGGGCGTGGACGACTTCGTCTACGCCTACGGGCTGGCGTACCTCCCCGTGTCCACCTCCGCGATCCTGATCTCGACGCAGCTGGCGTTCACGGTGTTCTTCGCGTTCCTGGTGGTGCGGCAGCGCCTGACGGCCGCGTCCGTGAACGCCGTGGCGCTGCTGACGGTGGGCGCCGTGGTGCTGGGCCTGCACGTCTCGTCGGACCGGCCCCCGGGCGTCACCAGGGGCCGGTACTGGCTGGGCTTCTCGCTGACGCTCTGCGCCGCAGCGCTTTACGGCCTCGTCCTGCCGCTGGTGGAGCTCGCGTACAGGCGCGCCGCGGGCGGTGGCCGCGCCGTGACGTACGCGCTGGTGGTGGAGATGCAGCTGGTGATGGGGTTCTTCGCCACCGCCTTCTGCACGGTAGGCATGGTCGTGAACAAAGACTTCCAG GCGATCCCGAGGGAGGCGAGGCAGTACGAGCTGGGGGAGGCCCGGTACTACATGGTGCTGGCGTGGGCGGCGGTGCTGTGGCAGTGCTTCTTCCTGGGCGCGGTGGGCGTCATCTTCTGCGTGCACACGCTGCTGGCGGGCATCCTCATCGCCGTGTTCATCCCGGTGACGGAGGTGGCGGCCGTCATCTTCCTGCACGAGAAGTTCAGCAGCGAGAAGGGCGTGGCGCTGGCGCTCTCGCTCTGGGGCCTCGCGTCCTACTCCTACGGCGAGTGGAGCCAGGCCAAGgccaagaaggagaagaagagcgaGGAGGACGACGGCGAAGTGGCCCAGGCAGTCCCATGA